In Myxococcales bacterium, the DNA window TCGGCGTCCAGGCGAACGGATTCGCGACCTCCCACGAGGGGCGAGGACGTCGTACATCGTCTTCTCCTCGCGGCGCGAGGGCACGCTCACCCGGGCACGACGATGCCGCTCGAGAACCGCGCTCGTAGCGTACGCGGAGGGGGCATGCCGTGGATCGCGAGGGCCCGAACGAGGGCCGTCGCCGATGCATAGCCGACCTCGGACGCGACGTCGGCGACGGTGCCGTGCCCATTTCCGACGAGGACCGCGGCGATCTGGACACGCCAGCGGTTTCTGAGGTCCCGCCACGAGCGCGCGTTTTGGTGGTGCTTGCGCATGTACTCGCGGATCCGCCTCTGGAGCTGCCGCTCCGAGAGCCCGACGGCCTCCGCGAGCGTGCGGGCGTCGGCCGCGGTCGCGAGGCTCGCGAGCTGGGCGTCGAGACCGGCTGCGATGCGCACCTCGAGCTCGGTCGGTCCTCCCACGAGCGCTTCGGACGAGAGCCCGTGGTCGACACCCGCCGCAGAAAAGGCTTCGAATGCGTCGTGGAACGTAGCGCGCTGTTCGGAGTGGGGGTCCTCGAGGCGCACGCGGAGCGCGTCCGTGCGCGTCGACGTACCCATCCGCACCGGGCCGGAGAGCGACGACCCGCGATCGATAGGCCACTCGAGCTCGACGAAGCCTGCGTCCTCGAAGCGCCCGCGCGCCATGAGCTCCGGCCGCAGGAGCACGACGTCCCCCGGTAGCGCGACGAGCTCGTCCCACACGATCCGCCCCTCGTTCACGGCGAGCGCTAGGGCGTGGCTCGGCGTCGCGACCCACGGGAACGCGCGCGTGAGGACGCGTTCGTCCACGACGATCCCGGCGTATCGGGTCGCCCGCAGGACGACGTCGGGACGACGCAAGGAGACGACGCGTAGGCGGCAAGACGAGCGACGTGCCTCGAAGCGAAGGTCGGACCGGACGGCGAGGGGCTCCCGTTCCACGCGTCGAGAGTACCGAAAAATCCCGTCGCCTGGCGCGCACCACGTCGAGCGCGTCGTCCCGGCTCGCGAGGGAGACCCACACGCCACCCACCGCACGGTCACGCGTCGCGTCGTTCGAAAGACGCGGCGACACGCTCGCGCGAGGAGTAGGGTTGGGCGAGCGTCGCCCGCGGGGGGCCCGAAACGACACTCGAGGACCGTCTTGCGATCACTTTGCCCCTCGCTCCCACGCACGACGCTCCTCGCTCTCGCGTGGGCCGCCATGGTGAGCCTCGCCTTCGCCGCTTGCGGGGGCACCCCATCCGTCCCGAAGGACGCCGAGGCTCCACGAGAGGACGCGTCCGCGGACGCGCAAGCCCCCGTCCCGGACGAGGACGCCTCCCTCTCCGATGCGGGCGGCGACACGACGGACGACCGCACCCTCCCCGACGCGACGGCCGACTGCGGCACAGAACGGCTCCGTGTCGTCGCCGGAAATCTCTCGGGCACGGGCGCCACGTACGACGATGGCCGAGGCGCGCGCATCTTCAAAGGGCTCTCGCCCGATGTCGCGCTCGTGCAGGAGCTCCGGTACGGCGACGACTCCGCGGCGGCCGAGCGAGCCTTCGTGGACGAGGCCTTCGGACCGACGTTCGCCTTCGTGCGTGGTCGGCTCTCCAATGGCTCGGACATCCCGAACGCCGTCGTCTCCCGCTTCCCCATCCTCGCTTCGGGCGAGTGGACCGACCCCGAGGTCGGGAACCGGACGTTCGTCTGGGCGCAGATCGACGTCCCCGGCCCGCGCGATCTCTACGCGGTGAGCGTGCATCTCCTCACGACGAACGCCACCGCGCGCAACCTCGAAGCGAAGGCGCTCGTCGCGGAGATCGCGAAGCTCCCGCCGGGCAGCCTCGTCGTGCTCGGCGGCGACCTCAACACGACGATCCGCAACGAGACCGCCCTCGGTACCTTCGCGGGGACGCTCGCGACCGACGGCCCGTTTCCGGTCGACCAGGCCGGCAACACGAACACGAACGAGCCCCGCTCCCGCCCCTACGACTGGGTGCTCGCGGCGCCCACGCTCGACGCCTGCCGCACGCCGGTCACGATCGGCGCGCAGACCTTCCCCTCGGGCCTCGTGTTCGACTCACGCGTGTACACGCCGCTCGAGGACGTCACGCCGGTGCGCATGTCGGACAGCGCCTCACCTCTCCAACATATGGCCATCGTTCGGGATTTCGTCCTTCCGAGGTGACTTCTCCGAGGTCGCGCCGCGCAGCGCGTACGCGGCGGAGACCACGGCGAGCACCGCCGACACGTTGAAGACGGCCGTCGGATACTGCGGGAGGAAGCGCACCGCGACGGCGCCGGCCACGAGGAAGGCGACGGCGACGAGCGCTCGCCTCGTCACGAACACCGCGACGCCGAACGCGAACGCGGCCCCGACGAGCAGGTCTCCGGCGACGACGTGAGCGCCCCTGTGCCCCATCGACAGGACCAACGCGCGGTGGGCGACGAGGCCGACCGCTGCGCCCGCACCGACCGCGAGGAGACGCCGGCCGATCGCGTTCCCGAAGAGCGAGCGCCCCACGGTCACGACGGCGAGCGCCGCGAGCACGGTGAGGCCGACGGGAATGGCGAGCGCGTCTCCCATGGCCAGGGTCTCGAACGCGTCCTCCGGGAGGGGCTCGAGACCTCCACCGAAGATCGTCGTCGCGACGGCCAGCGCCGCGACGACCGCGAGCCCCCACGTCCTCGCGCGCGCGCCGACCCCGAGATCCGCGTCCCGACGCGCACGCCGGAGCTCTCTGTCGCTCGCGGCCCGCCCCGAGAGGAGCGCTTCGAGGGCGACGAGGCGCTCTGCAAGGGGAGCGGGCACCTCGTCCATGGCCTCCGCGCACTCCCGGGCGCCGACGAGGTTCTCGCGCGACAGCTCGAGGTCCATCGTGGCGCGCAGCGCGGACGCGAGCCCCTCGCGCGCGACGGGATTTTCGGACCACCTCGCGAGCGCGCTCCGGAAGGCGAACGTCGCCTCCGCGAGCCTCTTCACCCGCTCGCGCGCCGACGCCTCCGAGGTCTCCGCGCTCGAGGACGAGACGAGGCACGCTTCCCCCTCGCGCGCGAGCGCCATCGAGTCCACGTGCTCGAGGAAGTCCGCGAGGGCCGCGCGGAAGGCGAGCGCGCTCGCTGGCCTCTTCGCGGGGTCGAGGGCCGTCGCTTGGTTCGCGAGCCTTCCGAGCTCGTCGGGCACGTCCGCGCCGTAGACGACGGGTTCGGAGCGCGCCGCCCGTTCGAGGGCCTGGCGCACGGTGTCTCCGACGTGACGAGGCCCGCGGGCGAGGATCGTGTGGAGGAGGCCGCCCAAGAGATAGACGTCGGTCCACACCCCGAGCGCCTCGGCGCGCACCACCTCGGGCGCGACGTACGCCGGCGTCCCCGCGAAGGACCGCCCCGACCTCGCCTTCGTGACGTCCTCCGCGATCCCCCAGTCGACGACGTAGACCTCGCCGAGGGAGCCGACGAGCACGTTGTCGGGCTTGAGGTCGAGGTGCAGGACCCCCCGCAGGTGCGCGCCGTGGACGGTCCGCGCCACCTCCATGAGGACGGCGAGATGGGCGCGCAGGCGATCGTGCGGCAGCGTAGGCACGACGGTCCACGGGGCCTCATGCGCGAGGAGATCCGTCCAGCGCTCGCCGACGATGCGCTTCATGACGAGGACCGGCGTCCCGCTCGCCGTCCGTCCGAGGAGGTGAATCGGCGGGACCCCCGGATGATCGAGGTGCCCCGTGATGGCCCCTTCGCGAACGAGCGCGTCCACCTGCTCGACGGCGCGCGGATCCCGAGGGACCTTCACCGCGACCTCGCGGAAGAGAGACCGCTGCTCGGCGAGGAGCACGCGCCCCATCCCCCCTTCGGCGATCACGCCGCGCACGACGAGGTCCTCGCCTCGCGCGGCGGACGGCTCCTCACCGAGCCCGGGAGGGAACGCGACGTCCGCCCTCCCCAGCTCGGCGACCCGCGCCGAAAAGGGAGAGCCAGCGAAAGTCCGAGCGGCCGGCGAGATGGTTTCTCCAGGGGCAGCGGCCGTGGCGGCGAACGCGAGCGCGTCGTCCGGGGCGTCGTTCGACATCCCGAGAGTCTACCCGGACCGCCGCCAGTCGGATGGCCGGCGCGCGACGCGAAGAACGTGGTGGCTCTATCGGTCGACGAGCGCGAGGGCCGGCTCGTGGTAGCCTCGGAGGCATCCGTGGAGGTTTCGTGAGCACTGGAAAAGAGAGCTCTCGCGTGGGCACCAAGGTCGGCGCGTATTCGCTCGAGAGGGCCATCGGGCACGGCGGCATGGCGACCGTCTACGCCGCGCGAGGGCCTGGCGGAGCCACGTTCGCCATGAAGGTGCTGCACCACCCCCTCACGACGGACGAGATCGTCGTGGCCCGCTTCTTCGAGGAGGCCTACCTCGTCAACTCGGTGAAGCACCCGGGCGTGTGCCGCGTCGTGGACGACGGGGTGTCCGAAGATCGCTGCCCGTACCTCGTCATGGAGCTGCTCGACGGCGAGAGCCTCGAGGCGTGCCTCGCCGCCCGCGGGAAGCTCACCGTGGGGGACGCGCTCGACATCGGCATCGACGCGGCCGACACGCTGAAGGCCGTGCACGCGGCGGGCATCGTGCACCGCGATCTCTCGCCGGGGAACGTGTTCCTCACGACGCAAGGCACGGTAAAGATTCTCGATTTCGGCGTAGGTAAGGGCAAAGCCCTCATCGCGAAGACGCTCGAAGGCTCGCTCCTCGGCACCCCCGCGTTCATGTCGCCCGAACAGGCGACAGGCTCCGGGAAAGACGTGGTCGACGGCCGCAGCGACGTGTTCTCGCTCGGGGCCGTGCTCTTTCGCGCGCTCTCGGGCCGCAACGTCCACGACGCCGAGACCACCGTGGCCCAGTGGTTCTCTGCGGCACGAAAAGCGGCCCCGTCCCTCCGCGAGGTCGCACCCGACATGCCCGAAGAGATCGTGCGCACGATCGACGCGGCGCTCGCGTTCGAGCGCGACTCACGGCCCGACGCCGCGGCGTTCCATGCCTCGCTCGTTTCGGCGCGCGCCTTCTTGCGGGGCGACGTGGGCGCCCCCGCGGAGACCTCGTTCGTCGCCATGATCACGGAGCTCCGCGACCTTCAAAAACGCTGAAGCCCTCGCCGGGCAACAGTAACCCGCGAAGTTCGTGCTACCGTGCCACGGTGCCCGGTTCACGTGCCCAAGACTCCATCGACCAGGTAGGCAGCTTCCAGGTCATTCGCACGCTCGCCACGGGGGGCACGAGCGACATCCTCCTCGCGCGGTCCTGCGGGCCGCACGGGTTCGAGCGCACCGTCGTGCTGAAATGCCTCGACGGGCAGCACCGGCCCGAGAGCGACTTCGCCAAGATGTTCATGACGGAGGCCACGGCGTACTCGCGCCTGTCGGACGCCTCGATCGTGAAGCTCTTCGACTTCTTCTCGCACGACGAGCGGCTCGTGATGGTGCTCGAGCACGTCGACGGGCTCACCTTGAGGCGCCTCCGCGCGAGCGCCGAAGAGCTCGGTATCGAGCTCTCCGATCGGGCGGTGCTCTACGTGGCTGGGAGGATCTTCGCCGCGCTCGCGTGCGCCCACGGCTCGACGGACGAGGCCGGCAAGGCGCTCCCGATCGTGCACCGCGACGTGAACCCGTCGAACGTGCTCGTCTCGTGGGACGGCGAGGTCAAGCTCGCCGACTTCGGCGTCGCCCGGGTCACGGGCCTCCACGCGGCCACGGTCGGCGGCGCGATCAAGGGCAGCCTCGGCTACATGGCCCCCGAGCAGGTCCAAGGCGGGACCATCACGCCCGCGACGGATGTGTATGGTGCAGGGATCGTCCTCTGGGAGATGCTCACGAAGCGCCGCGCGTTCGCGCGTGAAGGCGGCAGCGACGTCGACGTGCTCCGCGCCATGTCGGAGCCGAAGATCCCCTCGATCGACGAGCTGCGCCTCGACCTCGACAAGAACGTCCGCGAGCTCGTGACCGCGACCCTCGAGCCGTACGTCGCCACGCGGACCCTCACCGCCGCGCGGATCGCGCAGACGCTCTCCGACCTCGACCCCGAAGGCGCGGGGCGGGTCGAGCTCGTCGAGGTGCTCCGGCGCGTCCGCGAGAAGAAGCCCACCAAGCCCGACAGCGCCCCAAAGGCGACCAAGGTCGCGCCGCCCGCGATCCCGTCGAACGTGCACGTGGCCGAGCCCTCGCCCCCCGTGCCTGCGGCGAAAGCGGCAGAACCGACACCGCCGAAAGCGGCTGGAGCGCCCGCGCCGAATGCAGCAGAAGCGCCCGCGCCACCGAAATCACCGCCCGCTCCGCCCGCCGGGGAGAGCGCCCGCAAGCCTCCCATGAAGCGTCGACCGTCGGGGCTCGGCCCGGGCCTCACGTCGCCCGTGACCGAGCCTGCCGCGGCGAGCGCGTCCCCCACGGTCGATACGGCCACTCCGTCGGCCTCCGCGCGCGCCGCGAGCCCCGCTCCGGCAGCCAAAGCCGAAACGCCCACCCCCGCGGCGAAGGTCGCGAGCCCAAAAGAGGCCGACACGTCGAAGGGCGCGCCGAAAGCCCCCGACGTTGGGGCACCTCCTGCTCCGTTCATGCCCAAGGTACGAGAGCCCGCGCCGCCGCGCCCACCGAGCATCGCGCCTCCTCCCGAGCTCGAGCTCGCCGACAACGGCCTCTACGTGCCCGCGAGCATCGCCGCGCCTGCCTCTGCGTCCGTCGCCGAGGTCGAGTCGATGGAGCTCTTGCAGCGCCGACGGGCCGAACGCGCGAGGGCGGTCGAGCGCGCGAAGGCCGACGGGAGCCACAAACGCGCGATCGCGGCGATGGTGGCGGTGGCCATCGTGGCCGCGGGCACCATCCTGTTCCGCATCTTCTCGACCGAAGCCGAGGCCACCACGCCCTCGCACGGGCAGACGAAGACCACGAGCGCCTCGAGCGAGCCCCCGCAGGTGTTGCCCGAGCGAACGAGCAGCGTCACGACGACTCCGCTGGTCACGCTCTTCGAGGCCACGTCGACCACGCGCCAGCCCATCTTGGTCGAGGGCGTGCTCATCGGCGAGACCCCGCTGCGCGTCGAGGTCCCGTGTGGGACGCGCGCCATTCAGATCGGCAACGACAACCCCGTGCGCACGCTCGATTTGCCCTGCGGCAAGGTGTTCTCGGTCCACGAGAAATGAGCGGCACGCGCGTACGCGGCGCGTGAAGGCCCGGGGCTCGGCACGGTCGAGCTCGATCGATTCGTGTGCCTCTGCGCTCCTCGCGGGCGCCCACTTTTGGTACCTCACGTTCATGCCCGCACCTCGCCACGACGAATTCGAAGCGCGCCTCGGCCTCTCGTTCCGCGACAGGTTCGTGAGGGAGCTCCCCGGAGATCCGTCGATCGAGAACGTCCCCCGGCAGGTGAAGGGCGCGGCGTGGTCGCCCGTGTTGCCCACCAAGGTGGCGGCGCCCAAGGTGCTCCTCCATTCGCGCGAGGTGGCCGAAGAGCTCGGCCTCTCCGAGGGCGTGATGCGCTCACCCGAGATGGCCGAGGTGCTCTCGGGCAACCGCATGCTGCGCGGCATGCGCCCGTACGCCGCCTGTTACGGCGGGCACCAGTTCGGGAGCTGGGCCGGCCAGCTCGGCGACGGGCGCGCGATCACGCTCGGAGAAGTCGCCACGCCGAGCGGTAAAATCCAGGAGATCCAGCTCAAGGGGGCGGGGCCCACGCCCTACTCCCGCAGGGCCGACGGGCGCGCCGTGCTCCGGAGCTCCGTTCGCGAGATGCTCTGCTCCGAGGCCATGCACCACCTCGGCGTGCCCACGACGCGCGCCCTCGCGCTCACGGCCACGGGGGAGAGCGTGGTGCGTGACATGCTCTACGACGGAAACCCCAAGGCCGAGCCGGGGGCGGTCGTCGCGCGCGTCGCGCCGTCGTTCGTGCGCTTCGGCAACTTCGAGCTCCCCACCGCCCGCAAAGACGAAGAGCTCCTCCGCGCGCTCACGGCGCACGTGATGAAGCACCACTACCCCGAGCTCGTGAAGGCCGGGGATCCCACCTCACCCGACAGCGTCGCTGCCTTCTTGATCGAGGTCGCCGAGCGCACGGCGCGCATGATCGCCGAGTGGATGCGCGTGGGCTTCGTCCACGGGGTCATGAACACCGACAACATGTCGATCCTCGGGCTCACGATCGACTACGGCCCCTACGGCTGGCTCGAGGGCTACGACCCGGGCTGGACCCCGAACACGACCGACGCCCAGGGCCGCCGCTACCGCTATGGCGCACAGCCAAGCATCGGCGCGTGGAACGTGGCGCGCCTCGCCGACGCGCTCGCTCCCCTCTTGCCCGAGGGCGCGGGCGATCAAGCCATGAAGGCTTACGGCACCACGTGGGAGGAGCGCGAGCTCCGCATGTACGCCAAAAAGCTCGGGCTCCGCGCCGTGCACCTCCCCGAAGAGGGGGAAAGCGGGCCTTCCGACATGCCGCTCCTCGAGGGGCTCTTTGGCCTCTTCGGCAAAGCCGAGATCGATATGCCGCTCTTCTACCGCGCGCTCGCCGACGTCCCCACGCACGAGCCGCTCGCGCCCGAGGCGTGGGCGAACGTCGCGGGAGAGGTGCTCGGGCACACCTTCTACGACGCCGAGGTCGAGCGCGAGCTCCGCCCCACGGTGGGCGCGTGGCTCTCCACGTACGCGGCGCGCGTCCGCGACGATGGCCGCGATCCCGAGGAGCGCCGGGCCTCCATGCGCCGCGCGAATCCCAAGTACGTGCTCCGCAATTGGCTCGCGCAGAAGGCCATCGACCTCGCCGAGGCCGGCGACACGAGCGAGCTCGAGGCGCTGCTCGACGTGCTCCGAAGGCCCTACGACGACCAACCGGGCCGCGAGGCCTACGCGCAAAAACGCCCCGAGTGGGCCCGCCACAAAGCGGGCTGTTCCATGTTGAGCTGCAGCAGCTGACGTGGCGTGGCGCACGCACGCCGTGCGATCAAGGAAGTACGGCGGGATCAATCCGCGCAGCAGCGGAACCCGATGGTAGCTGGGCACACCATCGGAGCCACACGCCGCGAGGATGGCGCACGCGAGCGAGGCGGCAATCAGAGACCTCACGCGGCGGGTATCATTCGCCAAGGCGAAAATCGACGCGCCCGAGCGTGATTCCGAGCGCGAGAAAAAGCGACGAGTACGCGTACGGCTCCGTCGACTGCAGATAGGTAACCTCGGGGAATACGCCAAATCCCCTTTTGGAGTGAACATCGAGGCCGAACCCCAGGCGGCCGTGCCAGCCGTCGGGCCGCCCCCCACCCGAAACGGGGATGGGAGAGATGCCGATGACGGTCTCTCCGCCTCCAGACGCGTAGGCCTTATGCGACAAGGAAACACCTGCCGTCGCCACCAGGCGAAGCCACGAAGTCGCGTCGTACGAGACGACCGCGGGCGCGTGGAACCAATACCCTTGTCCCGCGCGCCCTCCCGGAATCACCGCAACCGCCCAACGTTCCGACAGGTACGGGGCGATCTTGAAATCCCACCCGAACGTCATGGCATTGAACCGAATGCCAAGATCCGTATGTTTGCTCGTACCGACACGAAGGAGGCCCGTCGCGCTCGGGCCGATGTCCGAGAACTCCTTGCTGCTCAAGAACACGACCGGCTCGAGCGCGACCCCGGCCATGATGCTCCCCGTCTCGACCGGCCGCGCGGAGGTGTAGAGGCCGGGCGAATGGCAGCCCGCCACCACGAGCGCGGCAAGTGCCACGACGGTCGGGTCGAGAAGTCGCCGTTCGGGGTGCAACATTCCACGTCGTGTACGAAGGTTCATCGGTCGTCGCACAACGCCACCGTACCTGAGGCCACGGAATCCGCCACGCCCACGAGGACAGCTGCCCATCTGCCTCGGCCCGCCCCGCGACTGGAGACGCCCGCCGAACGACGGAAAGCGGAAACCTCCGTGGGCTCCCTCTGCGGTTGCGAGCCTCGATCGCGTGGTTCGAGGTCTCCAGGATGTCCTGGTTCGCTCGGGGGAGGCGGCAGCTCGGTGAGGCTTGGGAGGGGGAGAGATGTCGAAGGCTTCGCGTCCGTGTCCGGGAGGGCGCGCGCGCATGGCACGAGCGACCCCCGCGCCCTTTCACCCCGCGTTCACACGCCCCGCTCCGCCTTTTCACCCGCGTGCGGGCCGAGGTTCGCACCCCCGTGCCACCGTGAGGCATGCCCATCCCGACGCCTCCGTGCCTCCACGCGGTGCAGCGCAGCCTCACGGTCCTCTTCATGGTCGGCCTCGGCCTCTCGGCCTGCAAACGCGAGCCCCCTCCCCCGCCTTGGACGGGCATCTCCGAAGATCCCGAGCCGCCATCGTCCGGCCGCATCCGCACCTTGGTCGCGGCGAGCGAGCATGTCTGTGCACTCTACAACGACGGGAGCGTGGCCTGCTGGGGGCAAGGCGCCGAGACCGCCCTCGGGCGCCCTATCCCCGCGAACACGGCCGCGCGCGTCGAAGGGGTCACGGGAGCTCGCCGGCTCGCTGTGGGAGCGTGCAACGCGTGCGCTCTCGACGGCGAAGGCCACGTGACCTGCTGGGGCTTCAGCGGCTACTACTGCGAGGAGTCACGTCAGGGCCACGCGGCGGCGCTCCTCTTCCCCAGGCCGAAGCGAATCGAGGGAATACCAAGAATGCGATTGATCGCCGCCGAGACGCTCGGCGACTCGGTCACCGCCATCGGAGAGGACGGCGCCGTGTGGACGTTCGGGAGCGACTGCTCGTCCTTCACCGATAGCTCCGGCGGGGGTTGCCGGAGCGCGCGCTTCCACACGTTCCGCCACTCGCACGACGCGAGCCCCTACGACGCGTGGGAGCGCGCCGTCGCCACCGATGCGGTCGACCTCGCCCCGAGCCAAATGCCGTGCTCTCGCGACATGAGCGGCCACACACGCTGCTACTCGGGGAACATCACCGGCGGGGACGGGCGGCCCTTCGCCGCGCTGAGCGCGCCCGACGGGACCGTGACCCGCATGAGCGCGTCGTACCGCGAGACGTGCTTCGTCCTCGCGACGGGCGGCGTCGAGTGCCGCTCCACCGAAGGCATCGTCGTCCCCACGTTGCCAGGGCCTGCCCGCACCGCCGCCACCAGCGGGATCCACGGATGCGCGACGGGGCACGATGGCTCCCTCTCGTGCTGGAACGGCCCTTCACTCGCCACCGGCCCGACATCACCGGCCCCCGTGATCACCCCCGAGCCCTTCAGCTACGACCACGCGGCGCACGCGCGTGTCGTCGTCGCCACGGGCTTCGACCTCTGCACCCTCGCGAACGACGACACGGTCACCTGCGGCGTCACGACGGGTCCCAAGCGACGCATCGCGCTGCCGTGAGCCGCGGCGCCGCGTTTCAGACGCTCACGCCGCGCTCCAGCAGCACCTCGTGCGCGAGCTCGATGCACGGGCGGCACAAGCGCACCTCGCCGTAGGTCCGCGTGCTCCGGCGCTCGAGACCGCAGAAGCTGCAGGCCGTAGGCGATCCGTCGCGGTAGGCCACGCCACCACGCCGAGGCAGCGCCGGCTCCTCGGGCACCACGAAGAAGAGCGCGCGCACGCGCTCGAACCAGGGTTTTTCCGCCACGAGCCGCACGACGCAGCGGTCGCAGATGCTCGCACGGGCGGCAACCACGAGGTAGGCCACGCCGGCGCGGGCCGCCCCACACACCGAGCAGCGCCCTTCGTGCGGAGCGTGACCTCCGGCGCTCACCGCCGCGTAGCCTTCATCCCGAGCGCCACGACGAGCGCCACTCCCACCACCACGAAGGGCGCGAGGGTCATCGGCTCGCCCGCGATCGTCGTGCGGAGGAGCGAGACGACCGCCCAAAGCACCGCGACGAGCACCACGAGCGCCACGTACCCCCGGCGGAACGCCCGTTTGCGCGTCTCGGGAGCGAGCCCGTAGAGCGCCGCGTACGAGCCGAGCATGAGGCTGCCGGCCTTGGCCCCGGACGTCCACGTGGCGAGCGCCTCCTGGTGCTCCCCGAGCTTCTCGTGGGCGTCCGTGCGGAGGGCCACGGCCAAGAGCCGAAGGGGACCCGAGAACGCCGAAGCCGCGTCCCCGTGCCCGATCACGTCGAGCACGCCGCGCGGGCCCTCTTCTTCGCGCGCCACGAACGCCTCGGCCACACGCACGTCGGTCACGACCTCGGGCGCGCGCATCTTCGGCGGTACACGCGCGAGCCAGGCCTGCGCGAGCGGCACGGCCTTCGACTGCGCCGCCAGGCGCGCGAGGCGCGCGAGGAGCATCGCGCGGTACTGCGGGATCTCGACCTTTTCGAGCGCGGCTTCGAGCACCGATCGCGCACGCACGAGCTCTTTTTCGCGGAGGGCAGCGCTGCTCAGGCTGCCTGCGAGCCACACGAGACGGTACTCGTGCGTGGCGCGCGCCTCGTCGTCGTCGGGCACCGGCGAGGTCTTCGCCTCCACCCACGCCTTGCGGAGCGCGTCTCGCTTCTCGCGCCCCGTCATGCCAGGCGGAGGCTTCGAGAGATCGAGGGTGAGCGGGAGCTTGCGCCCCGAGGCCCCGCGGTCCTTCCCTCGGTACGCGCTCTCGCCCGAGCCCTCGCCCGAAGGCCGAACGAGCGCGGCCACGGCGTCCTCGCGCCCGCAGTACCCGCACGTGACGTTCACCGTGCCGTCCGGAGAAATGCGCCCCGCGACGGGCTCGTGGCATTGCGCGCACTCCCGGACCGAAACGTCGGGATCGGTGAGATCGAACAGGTCTTCGGCGGCGCCCATCGGCGCAAGAATACGCGGAATCGTAGCCCTGCCTTCCCACGAAGAGCAGATCGGCACGTCGTAGGGATCGAATGGCGCGCTCGTGCGTTCATGGGGGTCCGTGACCCACATCTCGCTTCGCAGCCGGGCTCTTCCGCTCACCTTCACCTTTGCCGTGGCGCTCGTCACCGCGGCGTGCAGCCGATCCCGAGGCCCCTCGCTCGACGTCTCCGCGAGCCCATCGGCCCAGGCGCGATCGACCGCTGCCACTCTACCCTCCGCACCGGCACCCGACGGCTCGTCTCCCGACACCAAACCGAGCTCGCCTCTCGTGCTGACCGAGGTCGGGCCGGGCAGCTTCGAGATCGCGACCACGCGAGAGATCTCGCTCGGCGCGTCCCTCGAGCTCGAGCGGGCCGAGGGCGACGGCTTCGTTCGGCTCGCCGATCTCGACGGCGGCAAGGGCCTCACGCTCACCACGAGCTGCGCTGCACCACTCTCCGGCTGCGTCTCGCTCACACCGGAGAGGCCGCTCGTCCCCGTCGCGTGGAGCGGCCTCCACTG includes these proteins:
- a CDS encoding helix-turn-helix domain-containing protein, which translates into the protein MDERVLTRAFPWVATPSHALALAVNEGRIVWDELVALPGDVVLLRPELMARGRFEDAGFVELEWPIDRGSSLSGPVRMGTSTRTDALRVRLEDPHSEQRATFHDAFEAFSAAGVDHGLSSEALVGGPTELEVRIAAGLDAQLASLATAADARTLAEAVGLSERQLQRRIREYMRKHHQNARSWRDLRNRWRVQIAAVLVGNGHGTVADVASEVGYASATALVRALAIHGMPPPRTLRARFSSGIVVPG
- a CDS encoding serine/threonine protein kinase, with translation MSTGKESSRVGTKVGAYSLERAIGHGGMATVYAARGPGGATFAMKVLHHPLTTDEIVVARFFEEAYLVNSVKHPGVCRVVDDGVSEDRCPYLVMELLDGESLEACLAARGKLTVGDALDIGIDAADTLKAVHAAGIVHRDLSPGNVFLTTQGTVKILDFGVGKGKALIAKTLEGSLLGTPAFMSPEQATGSGKDVVDGRSDVFSLGAVLFRALSGRNVHDAETTVAQWFSAARKAAPSLREVAPDMPEEIVRTIDAALAFERDSRPDAAAFHASLVSARAFLRGDVGAPAETSFVAMITELRDLQKR
- a CDS encoding serine/threonine protein kinase, translating into MSNDAPDDALAFAATAAAPGETISPAARTFAGSPFSARVAELGRADVAFPPGLGEEPSAARGEDLVVRGVIAEGGMGRVLLAEQRSLFREVAVKVPRDPRAVEQVDALVREGAITGHLDHPGVPPIHLLGRTASGTPVLVMKRIVGERWTDLLAHEAPWTVVPTLPHDRLRAHLAVLMEVARTVHGAHLRGVLHLDLKPDNVLVGSLGEVYVVDWGIAEDVTKARSGRSFAGTPAYVAPEVVRAEALGVWTDVYLLGGLLHTILARGPRHVGDTVRQALERAARSEPVVYGADVPDELGRLANQATALDPAKRPASALAFRAALADFLEHVDSMALAREGEACLVSSSSAETSEASARERVKRLAEATFAFRSALARWSENPVAREGLASALRATMDLELSRENLVGARECAEAMDEVPAPLAERLVALEALLSGRAASDRELRRARRDADLGVGARARTWGLAVVAALAVATTIFGGGLEPLPEDAFETLAMGDALAIPVGLTVLAALAVVTVGRSLFGNAIGRRLLAVGAGAAVGLVAHRALVLSMGHRGAHVVAGDLLVGAAFAFGVAVFVTRRALVAVAFLVAGAVAVRFLPQYPTAVFNVSAVLAVVSAAYALRGATSEKSPRKDEIPNDGHMLER
- a CDS encoding endonuclease/exonuclease/phosphatase family protein, which encodes MRSLCPSLPRTTLLALAWAAMVSLAFAACGGTPSVPKDAEAPREDASADAQAPVPDEDASLSDAGGDTTDDRTLPDATADCGTERLRVVAGNLSGTGATYDDGRGARIFKGLSPDVALVQELRYGDDSAAAERAFVDEAFGPTFAFVRGRLSNGSDIPNAVVSRFPILASGEWTDPEVGNRTFVWAQIDVPGPRDLYAVSVHLLTTNATARNLEAKALVAEIAKLPPGSLVVLGGDLNTTIRNETALGTFAGTLATDGPFPVDQAGNTNTNEPRSRPYDWVLAAPTLDACRTPVTIGAQTFPSGLVFDSRVYTPLEDVTPVRMSDSASPLQHMAIVRDFVLPR
- a CDS encoding serine/threonine protein kinase: MPGSRAQDSIDQVGSFQVIRTLATGGTSDILLARSCGPHGFERTVVLKCLDGQHRPESDFAKMFMTEATAYSRLSDASIVKLFDFFSHDERLVMVLEHVDGLTLRRLRASAEELGIELSDRAVLYVAGRIFAALACAHGSTDEAGKALPIVHRDVNPSNVLVSWDGEVKLADFGVARVTGLHAATVGGAIKGSLGYMAPEQVQGGTITPATDVYGAGIVLWEMLTKRRAFAREGGSDVDVLRAMSEPKIPSIDELRLDLDKNVRELVTATLEPYVATRTLTAARIAQTLSDLDPEGAGRVELVEVLRRVREKKPTKPDSAPKATKVAPPAIPSNVHVAEPSPPVPAAKAAEPTPPKAAGAPAPNAAEAPAPPKSPPAPPAGESARKPPMKRRPSGLGPGLTSPVTEPAAASASPTVDTATPSASARAASPAPAAKAETPTPAAKVASPKEADTSKGAPKAPDVGAPPAPFMPKVREPAPPRPPSIAPPPELELADNGLYVPASIAAPASASVAEVESMELLQRRRAERARAVERAKADGSHKRAIAAMVAVAIVAAGTILFRIFSTEAEATTPSHGQTKTTSASSEPPQVLPERTSSVTTTPLVTLFEATSTTRQPILVEGVLIGETPLRVEVPCGTRAIQIGNDNPVRTLDLPCGKVFSVHEK